One window of Paenibacillus sp. FSL K6-3182 genomic DNA carries:
- a CDS encoding carbohydrate ABC transporter permease, with amino-acid sequence MVTAVKESKGDKLFLILNYIYLLLALIVVLYPVLYMVSASISDPKYVNSGEMWLFPKGITWEGYKLVFDNAKVWNGYLNTIIYTVVGTLLNLVVTLPAAYALSRTDFIGRKLFMGIILVTMFFSGGLVPSYLLIKNLGLINSMGALILPVAASVWNIIVARTFFQSTIPKELQEAAHMDGCTNLKLFVRIILPLSSPIIAVMALFYGVGHWNSYFSALIYLNDEAKYPLQMILRQILVLQEMTAETTGAAVSGEVAMAMNSKADAASLVKYAVIIVSTLPIIAVYPFLQRYFVQGVMIGSVKG; translated from the coding sequence ATGGTTACAGCAGTAAAAGAATCAAAAGGCGATAAGCTGTTTCTCATTTTGAACTATATTTATTTGCTACTAGCGTTAATCGTTGTGTTGTACCCGGTGCTCTATATGGTCAGCGCTTCGATAAGTGATCCGAAATACGTCAATTCAGGCGAAATGTGGCTGTTTCCGAAGGGGATTACGTGGGAAGGGTACAAGCTGGTATTCGATAACGCGAAGGTTTGGAACGGATATCTCAATACGATCATTTACACGGTCGTGGGTACGCTGCTCAATCTAGTCGTTACCCTGCCTGCTGCCTATGCGCTGAGCAGAACCGATTTCATCGGGCGCAAGCTGTTCATGGGCATCATTCTAGTTACGATGTTCTTCAGCGGTGGCCTTGTGCCAAGCTACTTGTTAATTAAAAACCTAGGCCTCATTAACAGCATGGGTGCGCTTATTTTGCCAGTCGCTGCTTCAGTATGGAATATCATCGTGGCGAGAACCTTTTTCCAGTCTACGATTCCGAAGGAGCTGCAAGAGGCTGCACATATGGATGGCTGTACGAACTTGAAGCTATTTGTCCGTATTATTTTACCGCTATCCTCACCGATTATTGCGGTTATGGCTCTCTTCTATGGAGTAGGTCATTGGAATAGTTATTTCTCTGCATTGATTTATTTGAATGACGAGGCGAAATATCCGCTTCAAATGATTTTGCGTCAAATTCTTGTGCTGCAGGAAATGACAGCAGAGACTACAGGTGCCGCGGTTAGCGGTGAAGTAGCAATGGCGATGAATTCCAAGGCAGATGCGGCTTCTTTGGTCAAATATGCAGTCATTATTGTATCGACGCTTCCGATCATTGCCGTTTATCCGTTTTTGCAGCGTTACTTCGTACAAGGCGTCATGATTGGCTCTGTAAAGGGTTAG
- a CDS encoding ABC transporter permease subunit — protein MEGNELQAVPLNKKTSGNKSLAKKMLQNWELYLFMTPVMLYFLIFHYGPMYGIQIAFKNFIPTKGIMGSPWVGFEHFERFFNSYYFWDLLWNTFSISLYELAIGFPLPIILALAFNEIKNGYFKKTVQTVTYAPHFISVVVMAGMIITFLSPSSGMLVRLIELVGLEPAAYLTDPKWFKTVYVLSGVWQSAGWGTIIYLAALSGVDPQLHEAAIVDGASRFKRVLHINLPTIVPTITILLILNMGNILGVGFEKILLLQNPLNMGSSDVISTFVYRTGLVDAQYSFSTAVGLFNSVVNALLLIMVNKIAKRTSETSLW, from the coding sequence ATGGAAGGAAACGAATTGCAAGCTGTTCCATTAAACAAGAAGACAAGCGGAAACAAGTCGCTCGCAAAAAAGATGCTGCAAAACTGGGAGCTCTACTTATTTATGACTCCTGTCATGCTGTACTTTCTTATCTTCCATTATGGTCCGATGTACGGTATCCAGATTGCTTTCAAGAACTTCATTCCGACAAAAGGCATTATGGGAAGTCCGTGGGTAGGCTTCGAGCATTTTGAGAGATTTTTTAACTCCTATTATTTTTGGGACTTATTGTGGAATACGTTCAGCATTAGCTTATATGAACTGGCCATCGGTTTTCCGCTGCCCATTATTCTAGCGTTAGCATTTAACGAAATTAAGAACGGCTACTTTAAGAAAACTGTGCAAACGGTTACTTATGCACCGCATTTTATTTCTGTCGTTGTTATGGCCGGGATGATTATCACTTTCTTGTCGCCGTCATCGGGAATGCTTGTGAGGCTAATCGAGCTGGTTGGCTTGGAGCCGGCTGCTTATCTTACGGATCCAAAATGGTTTAAGACGGTGTACGTCTTATCAGGCGTGTGGCAAAGCGCAGGGTGGGGGACAATTATTTATCTTGCAGCATTGTCTGGCGTAGACCCTCAGCTTCATGAGGCAGCTATCGTCGATGGCGCAAGCCGTTTCAAACGAGTGCTGCACATCAACTTGCCGACGATTGTACCGACCATCACTATTTTATTGATTTTGAACATGGGCAATATTTTGGGCGTTGGCTTCGAGAAAATTTTGCTGCTGCAAAATCCATTAAATATGGGGTCATCGGATGTCATTTCTACATTTGTTTACCGAACCGGGCTAGTAGATGCACAGTATAGCTTCTCTACAGCCGTGGGCTTGTTCAATTCAGTCGTGAATGCGCTTTTGCTTATCATGGTCAACAAAATTGCGAAACGCACAAGCGAAACCAGTCTTTGGTAG
- a CDS encoding glycoside hydrolase family 125 protein has protein sequence MKLPDSIINVLAEADQRLAHRPKLQKLFKNCFPNTLETTIKLMDDGTTFVITGDIPAMWLRDSTEQVRHYIPYAKEDAELQRIISGVIRRQMFYINIDPYTNAFNETASGKHYNAGDQSDMTAWMWERKYELDSLCFPTQLAYMYWQETGKSDIFDDACYQALNSIVNVIKTEQRHEEKSPYRFVRPGFKETETLQNDGLGLPVNYTGMSWSGFRPSDDACLFGYNIPSNMFAVVILGYIRDIADQVYGDKELAARAEKLRQEIDFGIRAYGIVNHPVFGKIYAYETDGYGNYCLMDDAGTPGLLSIPYFGYAPVDDPIYQNTRRFALSHENPFYFEGKFAKGIGSPHTPAGHVWHMALSMQALTADNNEEIKELIDMLVNTDADTGFMHEGFHPDDPSVFSREWFAWSNSLFAMLICEAMDRDIV, from the coding sequence ATGAAATTACCAGATTCTATTATTAACGTATTGGCTGAGGCGGACCAGCGCCTTGCGCATCGTCCCAAGCTGCAAAAGCTGTTCAAAAATTGTTTTCCAAATACGCTGGAGACAACGATCAAGCTGATGGACGATGGCACAACCTTTGTCATTACAGGAGATATTCCGGCGATGTGGCTGCGGGATTCTACGGAGCAGGTTCGTCATTACATCCCTTATGCCAAGGAGGATGCTGAACTGCAGCGTATTATTAGCGGCGTAATTCGCCGTCAAATGTTCTACATTAATATAGATCCCTATACGAACGCATTTAATGAGACGGCAAGCGGCAAACATTATAATGCCGGCGATCAATCCGATATGACAGCTTGGATGTGGGAGCGCAAATATGAGCTGGATTCCTTGTGCTTCCCTACTCAGCTCGCCTATATGTACTGGCAGGAAACGGGCAAAAGCGATATTTTCGACGATGCCTGCTATCAAGCCTTAAACTCGATTGTCAATGTTATCAAAACGGAGCAGCGGCATGAAGAGAAGTCCCCTTACCGCTTCGTGCGTCCAGGCTTTAAAGAAACCGAAACGCTGCAAAATGACGGGTTAGGACTTCCGGTCAACTATACAGGCATGTCTTGGTCGGGCTTCCGTCCAAGCGATGATGCTTGCCTGTTCGGATACAACATTCCTTCCAACATGTTTGCCGTCGTTATTTTGGGCTATATTCGGGATATTGCGGATCAAGTGTATGGCGACAAAGAATTGGCTGCAAGAGCAGAGAAGCTGCGGCAGGAGATCGACTTCGGCATCAGAGCGTACGGCATCGTCAATCATCCGGTATTCGGCAAAATTTATGCTTATGAAACGGATGGGTATGGAAACTACTGTCTTATGGATGACGCGGGTACACCTGGACTGCTGTCTATTCCTTATTTCGGCTATGCGCCTGTGGACGATCCCATTTATCAGAACACACGCAGGTTTGCGCTGAGCCATGAAAATCCGTTTTACTTTGAAGGCAAATTTGCCAAAGGCATAGGCAGCCCTCATACGCCTGCCGGGCATGTATGGCATATGGCTTTGTCGATGCAAGCGTTGACTGCTGATAATAATGAAGAAATAAAAGAGCTGATCGATATGCTCGTGAATACGGATGCTGATACGGGCTTTATGCACGAGGGCTTCCATCCGGACGATCCTTCCGTATTCTCGCGAGAATGGTTCGCTTGGTCCAACAGCCTGTTCGCCATGTTGATTTGCGAGGCGATGGATAGAGACATCGTATAA
- a CDS encoding extracellular solute-binding protein, with translation MYKSSKAASLLLAGVMTVTLLAGCGSNGDKEKGNTTGAGAGAAANVNKEGFPIVNEKLTLTLMAPDIGIQNWNDMPVMDEMEKLTGIKFEYLNAPRDSFDTKKNLVFASGDYPNVLFGAKLTQAEELNYGGQGILIPLEDLIDEYAPNVKKLLEAYPDIRKSITAPDGHIYSLPRFDLNQPWYRNPLWYNGDFLKALDIKKIPETTEELYTYLKRVKEEDPNGNGQKDEIPLASSSKMRDLRTWILGAFGAYEEEIYVDDKDVVHYTPMEEPYKAYLEYMNRLWSEELLDHESFSQTDDQKKAKAKNNQVGLFSEWHAYFTLGGEPDTEDVLFSPVKSDMVAAPAIAKNRGYSTGAFAITSSNKAPEASMRWVDYLYSYDGAMLFDKGPEGTLWKYTDKASMTKEWLPVPGGGDREEYRSTLTPNYGIAAPMVISDDLTKGLKTEFDEWVTKENKEKLLDRGARVPFPALFLTAEESAEVTKLRSDLSTYVMQMEAKFITGQDSISGWDKYVGTIKKMGGERMAEIYQTAYDRWKTS, from the coding sequence ATGTACAAATCAAGTAAAGCAGCGTCCTTGCTGCTTGCAGGTGTGATGACGGTTACATTGCTTGCAGGCTGCGGCTCGAACGGCGACAAGGAAAAAGGAAATACGACTGGAGCGGGAGCAGGAGCAGCTGCAAACGTGAATAAGGAAGGTTTTCCAATCGTTAATGAGAAGCTTACCTTGACGCTAATGGCGCCGGACATCGGTATTCAGAACTGGAATGACATGCCGGTAATGGACGAAATGGAGAAATTGACGGGCATTAAATTTGAGTATTTGAATGCGCCTAGAGACAGCTTTGATACGAAAAAAAATCTAGTTTTTGCAAGCGGCGATTATCCTAATGTATTGTTTGGCGCTAAGCTAACTCAGGCTGAGGAGCTTAATTATGGTGGACAAGGCATTCTTATTCCACTAGAAGACCTTATTGACGAATATGCACCGAATGTGAAGAAGCTGCTTGAGGCTTACCCGGATATTCGTAAATCCATCACAGCACCGGACGGGCATATCTACTCATTGCCAAGATTTGATTTAAACCAGCCATGGTACCGCAATCCGCTTTGGTATAACGGCGACTTTCTGAAAGCGCTTGATATTAAGAAAATTCCTGAAACAACGGAGGAATTGTACACTTATTTGAAGCGGGTCAAAGAAGAGGATCCGAACGGCAATGGCCAAAAAGATGAAATTCCACTCGCTTCCTCCTCGAAGATGAGAGATTTGCGGACGTGGATTCTAGGAGCGTTTGGCGCATATGAGGAAGAAATTTATGTAGATGACAAGGATGTTGTTCACTATACGCCTATGGAAGAGCCTTACAAGGCGTACCTGGAATACATGAATCGTCTTTGGAGTGAGGAACTGCTCGATCATGAGTCCTTCTCTCAAACGGATGATCAGAAGAAAGCAAAAGCTAAAAACAATCAAGTCGGATTGTTCTCGGAGTGGCATGCATACTTTACACTCGGCGGCGAGCCAGACACAGAAGACGTGCTGTTCAGCCCTGTGAAGAGCGATATGGTAGCAGCTCCTGCAATTGCAAAAAATAGAGGTTATTCAACAGGCGCCTTCGCCATTACGAGCAGCAACAAAGCGCCGGAAGCATCGATGCGTTGGGTCGATTATTTGTACTCCTATGATGGAGCAATGCTGTTTGACAAAGGACCTGAAGGTACGCTCTGGAAATACACAGACAAAGCTTCAATGACGAAGGAATGGCTGCCTGTTCCAGGCGGCGGCGATCGTGAGGAATACCGCTCAACACTTACGCCTAACTATGGTATTGCTGCGCCTATGGTGATTAGTGATGACCTTACAAAGGGCTTGAAAACAGAGTTCGATGAGTGGGTAACCAAGGAAAATAAGGAAAAGCTGTTGGATCGCGGTGCAAGAGTTCCATTTCCAGCTTTGTTCTTAACTGCAGAAGAGTCGGCTGAGGTTACAAAGCTTCGCTCTGACCTAAGCACGTATGTTATGCAAATGGAAGCTAAGTTTATTACAGGTCAAGATTCGATTAGCGGTTGGGATAAATACGTTGGTACGATCAAGAAAATGGGTGGAGAACGGATGGCGGAGATTTATCAGACGGCATACGACCGCTGGAAAACGAGCTAA
- a CDS encoding helix-turn-helix domain-containing protein: MSKLTNKSTSLSRAKINWNHLKSSLLLKYALSYILIFLIPLTGVTIFVYENAVTGLRSEIEQSNVNQLNQVKMTIDDRMRELQEIASKIAYDEQLTPYMVRDPYFGWEAIRQLSTYKANSSILEDLFLYFHDDSTIYSSRGLTNVDVLFSQTYQFNQVSKEGLLHDLNEAKGPIMRPAEQVNVNYRKESMLTLLVPIMPNDPFPYGTVVYLMEESKLTGVMDSILNNFSGSSYIFDQDGKMLTANNHGASMPQGDLAILSALQPGIHSLTLNGEKQSVVAVLSQENGWTYVAAMPSHQFFSRVVHIQTLILLVFSIVVLTGIAAAMLLAKRQYHPIKDLMEFAKQKSKSTALDSAKISNEWDWIKQTIHDYNARIDIQVPYVRNQCLLLLLKHGKPDDPEIEQLVLDAGLELPQGQGYYFSVILAWNASNTGENSRQERQQMQEMLHELELPDLHSRVYGIEFSPAEQFAFMVSLVPSESVPLQEQIEQIVESIKLMIMENSQLLPSLGVGTPYENLAELNQSFIEAATALEFRLAGGNGHVTYFEHLAELSSPDTETFWISKKSLLKLEQSLKQGNAIVARQMISSIILDMKNESLSVSLLRCFCYDLLNALLRAASEMGMHSVIQHISALATFDTLEETEQKLNRLAEQICDQVERNTETEQHSLMDDIVAYVDQQYADYTLSLEHIALKYAISTSYLSRSFKEKTGLNFSQYISRCRMDEVMRLLLSTDAPLKDIIEQVGYLDTPNFIRKFKKETGLTPGQYRKLNAPEVHHVE; this comes from the coding sequence GTGTCAAAGCTCACAAATAAGTCAACTTCGTTGTCACGAGCCAAAATAAATTGGAATCATTTGAAATCAAGCTTACTTCTGAAATACGCCTTGTCGTACATACTTATCTTCCTAATCCCTTTGACCGGAGTTACCATATTCGTTTATGAAAACGCAGTCACTGGTCTTCGCTCAGAGATAGAACAGTCCAATGTGAATCAATTGAATCAAGTGAAAATGACGATTGATGACCGGATGAGAGAGCTTCAGGAAATCGCCAGCAAAATAGCCTACGACGAGCAATTAACGCCTTATATGGTTCGTGATCCCTATTTCGGCTGGGAAGCTATTCGTCAACTTTCTACCTACAAAGCCAACAGCAGCATTTTGGAAGATTTATTCCTATATTTCCATGATGATTCTACTATTTACTCATCTCGCGGCCTTACCAATGTAGATGTTTTATTCAGCCAAACCTATCAGTTTAATCAAGTGAGTAAAGAGGGTTTACTTCATGACCTAAATGAAGCCAAAGGTCCGATTATGCGTCCTGCTGAGCAGGTCAACGTTAACTATCGCAAGGAATCTATGCTTACTCTGCTCGTTCCGATTATGCCAAATGATCCTTTTCCTTATGGAACCGTTGTCTATTTGATGGAAGAGTCCAAGCTGACCGGAGTCATGGATTCCATCCTCAACAACTTTTCCGGCAGCAGCTATATCTTTGATCAGGACGGCAAAATGCTGACGGCCAATAATCATGGAGCAAGCATGCCGCAGGGTGACTTAGCTATCCTCTCTGCTTTGCAGCCAGGCATTCACAGCCTGACACTGAACGGCGAGAAGCAGTCTGTTGTTGCTGTGCTATCGCAAGAGAATGGATGGACTTACGTCGCCGCAATGCCGAGCCATCAATTTTTCAGCCGTGTCGTTCACATTCAGACTCTAATTCTGCTTGTATTCAGTATCGTCGTACTGACGGGCATTGCCGCAGCTATGTTATTGGCCAAGCGTCAATACCATCCCATTAAAGATTTAATGGAGTTCGCCAAACAAAAGAGCAAAAGCACTGCATTAGATTCAGCAAAAATCAGCAACGAATGGGATTGGATCAAGCAGACCATTCATGATTATAATGCTCGAATAGATATACAGGTGCCTTATGTCCGCAATCAATGCTTGCTGCTTCTACTCAAGCATGGCAAGCCTGACGACCCAGAGATCGAGCAGCTAGTCTTGGATGCAGGACTTGAGCTTCCGCAGGGGCAAGGGTATTATTTCTCTGTTATTTTGGCTTGGAATGCTTCCAATACGGGCGAAAATTCCCGTCAGGAACGCCAGCAGATGCAGGAAATGCTCCATGAATTGGAGCTGCCGGATCTCCATTCGCGAGTTTATGGGATCGAGTTCTCCCCAGCAGAGCAATTTGCGTTCATGGTTAGCCTTGTACCATCAGAGTCCGTACCATTGCAGGAGCAGATTGAACAAATCGTTGAGTCCATAAAGCTCATGATTATGGAAAACTCGCAGCTGCTGCCATCGCTAGGAGTTGGTACGCCATACGAGAATCTGGCAGAGCTTAATCAATCCTTTATCGAAGCGGCTACCGCGCTGGAATTCCGATTGGCAGGCGGTAATGGCCATGTCACTTACTTTGAACACTTGGCAGAGCTCAGCTCGCCTGATACAGAGACCTTCTGGATCTCCAAAAAATCGCTGCTCAAGCTAGAGCAAAGCTTAAAGCAAGGAAACGCAATCGTAGCCAGACAAATGATTAGCAGCATCATCCTTGATATGAAAAACGAGTCATTATCGGTATCCTTACTGCGCTGCTTTTGCTATGACCTGCTGAATGCCTTACTGCGGGCAGCCTCTGAAATGGGCATGCACAGCGTTATTCAGCATATTTCTGCCTTGGCAACCTTCGATACACTCGAAGAAACCGAACAAAAGCTGAACAGGCTTGCCGAACAAATTTGCGACCAGGTGGAACGAAATACCGAGACCGAGCAGCATTCTTTAATGGACGATATCGTAGCGTACGTGGATCAGCAATATGCGGATTACACGCTCAGCCTGGAGCATATCGCCTTGAAATACGCGATCTCCACTTCCTATTTGAGCCGCAGCTTTAAAGAAAAAACTGGCCTCAACTTTTCACAATATATTTCGCGCTGCCGTATGGATGAGGTCATGCGCCTGCTGCTGAGCACCGATGCTCCACTTAAAGACATTATTGAGCAAGTCGGATACTTGGATACACCGAACTTTATTCGTAAATTTAAGAAAGAAACAGGCCTTACCCCTGGGCAATACCGTAAGCTTAATGCTCCCGAAGTCCACCATGTGGAGTAA
- a CDS encoding alpha-mannosidase produces MTNKTAHLISHTHWDREWYMPYEYHHTLLAELMNDLLRILEEDDSFRSFHLDGQTIIIEDYLQIHPEKREVLEKYIREGRIIIGPWYVLQDEFLTSSEANVRNLLIGHQDAAYYGVISKLGYFPDSFGNMGQAPQMLKQADIDTAVFGRGVKPTGFDNMVGETTGSSYESPYSEMHWTSPDGSSVLGLLFANWYNNGMEVPTDPEEAKAYWIKRLGDASKYASTPELLFMNGCDHQPVQTNLSEGIRTASELFPDVNFVHSSFEQYIEALKGQLTSHLTTVEGELRSQHTDGWSTLVNTASTRVYLKQLNQRGQTLLEKGAEPLAALAHLVGGQSYPHQLLTYAWKTLMQNHPHDSICGCSVDEVHQEMVTRFDKSRHTAESIIAESLSAIAGQIDTSGVKAWGESSVPVTIFNMTGWERSGTVSAELIVAKAYFKEGPNPAAIAERLEKLPLHLENGALLDDEGCAIAAKVEDLGVHFGYELPKDKFRQPYMARKIKLTFEASRVPALGFKTYAWHKSAAAPALAPNRSLIASPSGMENQYIAVSFEADGSYNLTDKVTGKTFQGLGIYEDCGDIGNEYVFRQPEGEQPLTTKGIPATITLVENEAYRVTYEIVHEWAIPARADDTFTTEKRKMVRFRDRQAQRVEHMVPMRIVTRVSLEQSGRGLQLEASFNNQAKDHRLRVLFPTGLKSDKHLADSIFEVASRDTTPAEEWINPSNAQHQHAFVSVSDGEHGLSVANKGLNEYEVLRDGSNTIAITLLRSVSELGDWGVFPTPEAQCLGEHTVEFSLFPHAGDAISSEAFVEAYQFQAPWFHLQTGNQQGSLPATYEPLKWEGKGFALSAFKVSQQSGDVIIRWYNLAGEPHELAFEANFGVDHIYQSDILERRQEAASIQNSPVRQTIGKAKIITYSLQLN; encoded by the coding sequence GTGACAAACAAAACCGCCCATCTTATTTCGCACACGCACTGGGACCGCGAATGGTACATGCCTTACGAATACCACCATACGCTGCTTGCAGAGCTAATGAACGATTTGCTTCGCATCTTGGAAGAGGATGACAGCTTCCGCAGCTTTCATCTGGACGGACAGACGATCATTATTGAAGACTATCTGCAGATTCATCCTGAGAAAAGAGAAGTGCTCGAGAAATACATTCGAGAAGGCCGAATTATTATCGGCCCATGGTATGTGCTGCAGGATGAATTTCTGACAAGCTCCGAGGCGAATGTCCGCAACTTGTTAATTGGGCATCAAGACGCTGCTTATTATGGCGTTATTTCAAAGCTTGGATATTTCCCCGATTCCTTCGGCAATATGGGGCAGGCTCCACAAATGCTGAAGCAAGCAGATATTGATACCGCTGTGTTTGGACGGGGCGTTAAGCCGACCGGCTTCGATAATATGGTCGGCGAAACGACCGGCTCCAGCTATGAATCTCCATATTCAGAAATGCACTGGACCTCTCCGGACGGTTCGTCCGTGCTGGGACTGCTATTTGCCAACTGGTACAACAACGGGATGGAAGTGCCGACAGATCCAGAAGAAGCGAAAGCCTATTGGATCAAACGGCTTGGCGATGCCAGTAAATACGCTTCTACGCCAGAGCTTCTATTCATGAACGGCTGTGATCATCAACCTGTTCAAACCAACTTATCCGAGGGCATTCGCACGGCAAGCGAGCTTTTCCCGGACGTCAACTTTGTTCATTCCAGCTTTGAGCAATATATCGAAGCATTAAAGGGACAGCTGACTTCCCATTTGACGACAGTTGAGGGGGAGCTTCGCAGCCAGCACACAGACGGATGGAGCACGCTCGTCAATACGGCTTCCACTCGGGTTTATTTGAAGCAGCTCAATCAGCGGGGACAAACCTTACTGGAGAAAGGCGCTGAGCCTTTAGCTGCACTTGCACATCTTGTCGGCGGCCAAAGCTATCCGCATCAGCTATTAACCTATGCTTGGAAGACGCTTATGCAAAATCATCCTCATGACAGTATTTGCGGCTGCAGCGTAGACGAAGTGCATCAAGAAATGGTGACGCGATTCGATAAGAGCCGCCATACGGCCGAATCCATTATAGCGGAGAGCCTGAGTGCAATTGCGGGACAGATCGATACAAGCGGGGTTAAAGCATGGGGAGAATCCAGCGTGCCGGTTACTATTTTTAACATGACGGGTTGGGAGCGCAGCGGCACAGTAAGCGCGGAACTCATCGTTGCCAAAGCTTATTTCAAGGAAGGGCCTAACCCTGCTGCCATTGCTGAACGGCTTGAGAAGCTCCCGCTTCATTTGGAGAATGGGGCTCTGCTGGATGACGAGGGTTGTGCGATTGCTGCCAAAGTGGAGGATTTAGGCGTTCATTTCGGTTATGAGCTGCCGAAGGATAAATTCCGCCAGCCTTATATGGCTCGCAAAATAAAGTTAACGTTTGAAGCAAGCCGAGTTCCGGCACTTGGCTTCAAAACATATGCTTGGCATAAATCCGCTGCAGCCCCGGCTTTAGCGCCTAACAGATCACTAATCGCCAGCCCAAGCGGCATGGAAAATCAATATATTGCTGTAAGCTTTGAAGCAGACGGCTCATATAATTTAACGGATAAAGTAACCGGGAAGACATTTCAAGGACTTGGCATTTACGAGGATTGCGGCGACATTGGCAATGAATATGTATTCCGTCAGCCTGAGGGAGAACAGCCTCTTACAACCAAGGGTATTCCGGCAACGATAACCCTTGTTGAGAATGAAGCTTATCGGGTCACGTACGAGATTGTCCATGAATGGGCAATTCCAGCCAGAGCTGATGATACTTTCACCACTGAAAAACGAAAAATGGTACGTTTCCGCGATCGGCAGGCCCAACGAGTCGAGCATATGGTGCCGATGCGCATCGTCACTCGCGTTAGCCTAGAGCAGTCCGGCAGAGGGCTGCAGCTGGAGGCATCCTTCAATAATCAGGCCAAGGATCATCGCCTTCGCGTATTGTTCCCTACTGGGCTGAAGTCGGACAAGCATTTGGCTGACTCGATCTTCGAGGTCGCTTCCCGTGATACGACGCCAGCGGAGGAGTGGATAAATCCAAGCAATGCCCAGCATCAACATGCATTTGTTAGTGTGTCCGACGGCGAACACGGCTTAAGTGTCGCTAATAAAGGTCTTAACGAATACGAAGTGCTTCGTGATGGATCTAATACCATAGCGATTACGCTTCTCCGTTCTGTTTCTGAGCTGGGAGATTGGGGAGTATTCCCGACACCAGAGGCGCAGTGCCTTGGCGAGCATACCGTAGAGTTCTCCCTATTCCCGCATGCCGGCGATGCTATTTCTTCGGAGGCATTTGTGGAAGCTTACCAATTCCAAGCGCCTTGGTTCCACCTGCAAACCGGAAATCAACAAGGCTCGCTCCCGGCAACCTATGAGCCACTGAAGTGGGAAGGCAAAGGGTTCGCTTTGTCCGCCTTTAAAGTATCGCAGCAAAGCGGCGATGTCATTATTCGTTGGTACAACCTCGCGGGCGAGCCGCATGAGCTGGCGTTTGAAGCTAATTTTGGCGTAGATCATATTTATCAAAGCGATATTTTGGAACGCCGCCAAGAGGCCGCGAGCATTCAGAACAGCCCTGTACGCCAAACCATTGGAAAAGCAAAAATTATAACCTACTCATTACAATTGAACTAA